Below is a window of Longimicrobium terrae DNA.
CACCGGCTGAATCCGTGATCCAGACCGCATTCGACGCCAGCCGCGGCTGGGACGCGCTCGCCCGGCTTCGCCAGCAGGCGCCCCTGGTGCACTGCATCACCAACTACGTGGCGATGGACGTGGCGGCAAACGCGCTGCTCGCCATCGGCGCCTCGCCGGCGATGGTGCACGCCGAAGAGGAAGCCGCCGACTTCGCCGCCATCAGCGCGGCGCTCACCATCAACATCGGCACGCTGTCGCCGCCGTGGGTGCGGGGGATGGAGCTGGCGATCGGGAGCGCCGCCGCGCGCGGCACGCCGTGGGTCCTGGACCCCGTGGGCGCCGGAGCGACGCCGTACCGCACCGGCGTGGCGGCAGACCTCGCGCGCCGCCATCCGACGGTGATCCGCGGCAACGCGTCCGAGATCCTGACGCTGGCGGGCGAGGTGGGCGGCACCAAGGGCGTCGACAGCACGCGCACGCCCGAGGAGGCGCGGGAAGCCGCGTCCGCGCTCGCGGCCTCGCTGGGGTGCGTGGTTTCCGTCACCGGCGCGGTGGACCACGTGACGGACGGCACGCGCACGCTGGCCATCCACCACGGCGACCCCATGATGACGCGCGTGACGGCATTGGGATGCGCGCTCACCGTCATCACCGGCGCCTTTCTGGCGGTGGAAAAGGATCCGGTGCACGCCGCCGCGTACGCGCTCGCCTTCTTCGGCCTCGCGGGCGAGATGGCGGCGTCCGGCTCCATCGGCCCCGGAACGCTGCGCGTGCGCCTGCTGGACGCGCTGTACATTCTGGACACGCAGACGGACAAGCAGCTTCGCATTCAGCCGGTCGCCTGATCCTTTTCATTCAAGGGAACCCGAAATGAAGACCTGGGAATACTACGTCCTGACTCCGGACGAGGTGGAGCGCAGCGGCTTCTTTCAGACCGTCAGCCCCAAGGCGGTGGAAGCGCGTCTGAACGAGTTGGGCAGCACGGGTTGGGAGCTGGTGAACATCGACTTCCTCGATTCCACCGCCGACCTCCATTTCCGCGCAGTACTGAAGCGCGAACGCCCCGCCTGATCCCGTTATCCAATCACGATCCTGAACGCCCCCGCGGACCCTCGTCCCCGGGGGCGCTCCGTCCTGAAAACCACAGAATCTCACGCAGAGCAGCAGAGGAGCAGAGAACAGATAAAGACATTGTTGACGTTGTTCTTGTTTTTCCTCTGCTGCTCTGCTGCTCTGCGTGATCCAGTCTGTTGCTCTTCCTCCGTGACCTCCGTGCATCCTCCGTGGCCTCCGTGTGAAACGGCAGTTCCACAGACGGTGATACACTGGCGCGGCCGGAGTACGCCTCTTGCCCGCATTCCAACAGATCGAAACACAGGAGCGATTGGATGGATGACGATCAGTTGGACGTGGTGGTGATTGGCGCGGGGGTAAGCGGGCTGGCGGCGGCGCGCGACCTGTGCGCGGCGGGGCTGACCGTGCGTGTGCTGGAGGCGCGCGACCGCGTGGGCGGGCGCATCTACACGCTGCGCGACGGCGATCATCCGCTCCCCGTGGAGATGGGCGCCTCGTTCGTCGACATCCCCGGTCAGGCGTGGGACCTGCTGCGCGCGGGTGGAGGCGCGGCGTACCGCAGCACCGGCGGCTTCTGGCGCGTGGACCACGGCCGCGCGGAGCCCAGCGACTTCGACAAAGTAGGCGAGGTGCTGGAACGCCTGGACCCGCCGCCCGCCCGCGACGAAAGCTTCGCCCAGTTCCTGGACCGCCGCTGCCGCGACATCGACGCCGGCACGCAGGACGCCGCCGAGCGCTACGTGGAAGGCTTTCACGCCGCGCCGGTGGAACGAGTGGGCGTGCAGTGGATCGCCAAGGCGGAAGAGGACGAGGCCGGCGGCGGCGGCGACGTGCGCCATCAGCCGCTCGGCGGCTTTGACCGCGTGGCAGAGGCGCTGCGCATGGACCTGGACGCGCGCGGCGCCATCCGCCTGAACACGATCGTCCACCGCATCGACTGGAAGAAGGGCGAGGCGACCATCCATGCGCGCTCCGCGGCGGGAACGGAGATGCCGCCCCTCCGCGCCCGCGCCGTCCTCGTCACCGTGCCGCTCGGCGTGCTGCAGGCGGCCGCGGACCAGCCGGGCGCGATCGCCTTCCATCCCGAACCGGCGGACACGCTTCGCGCCGCGCGCGCGCTCGGCATTGCGCACGTCATCAAGATCACGTTCCGCTTCCGCTCGTTCCTGTGGCACAAGCTGACGGGGATCGATCCGGACGAGGAAGTGAAGTTCCTGCAGCCGGAGGGCGCGTTCCAGGCGTGGTGGACGGAATCGCCCATCCAGGTGCCCACCATCGTGGCCTGGGCCGGCGCCACCGCGGCGGAGCGGCTGATGGCTGGCGGCGCCGATCCCGTGCAGACCGCGCTGGACGACATGGCCCGCTGGCTCGGCGTCACCCGCGAGGAGGTGGACGCCGAACTGGAATCCGCGCACGTCCACGACTGGACCGCCGATCCGCTCGCGCGCGGCGCCTACAGCTACGTTCCCGTCGGCGCGCTCCCCGCGCAGGAGGCGCTCGGCCGGCCGGTGGAGGGAACGCTCTTCTTTGCCGGAGAGGCGACACAGACCGGCGGCCTCAACAGCACGGTGGAGGGCGCGCTGCTCTCCGGCCGCCGCGCCGCCGCACAGATCGCGGACGCGCTCGGCGGATCGTAAGCGCCAACGCGCGGCTCCGCGCACCGAAGCATCCGCCCCCATCAACCCTCCCCCAGTCTTTTTTGGGGAGGGTGGGCGAATAGTTGAGCCCGGGTGGGGGCCGCCGTAGACCATCGCGCCGCGCACCTGGACCGTCCTAGTCCCATCTCCTGCTCATCGAACAAACCCTCTATCCTGCCCCCCGTGCGGCACGCGGGGTGCTCAGATCCCCGCCCCGTTCTGAGCGGGACGGGCATTCTGTGCAAGGATCAGGGAGATGAACGGAATCGGACGGATCGCCTCGGCGCTGGCCGTGGGCGTGGGAATCGGCGCGGGCGCGTCGCTGGCGGCAAAGGCACCGAGCATCCCCTTCGCCTACGCGCAGTCCGCGCAGCAGAGCGAGGAAGGGCTGGTCATCCAGGCCGCGCGCACGGTGTCGCCGGCGGTGGTGAGCGTCGTCCAGCCGGAAGGCAGCGGCAGCGGCGTCATCATTCGCGCGGACGGCGTCATCATCACCAACGCGCACGTGGTGGGCAACCAGCGGCAGGTGGAGATCGGCCTGGCCAACGGGCAGGTGCTCACCGGGCGCGTGCTAGGCAGCGACCCCAGCGTGGACATCGCCATCGTGGACGTGGAGGGCTCCAACCTCCCCACGGCCGCGCTCGGCAACTCGGACGACCTGGACGTGGGGCAGACGGCCATCGCCATCGGCAACCCGCTGGCGCTGGAGCGTACCGTGACGCGCGGCATCGTGAGCGCGCTGCACCGCAGTCCGGGCGGCGTAGGGCTGGATGAACTTATTCAGACCGACGCGGCGGTGAACCCGGGCAACAGCGGCGGCCCGCTGCTGGACTCGCGCGGCCGCGTCATCGGCATCAACACGCTGGTGCTGCGCGGCAGCCCGGA
It encodes the following:
- a CDS encoding S1C family serine protease, whose protein sequence is MNGIGRIASALAVGVGIGAGASLAAKAPSIPFAYAQSAQQSEEGLVIQAARTVSPAVVSVVQPEGSGSGVIIRADGVIITNAHVVGNQRQVEIGLANGQVLTGRVLGSDPSVDIAIVDVEGSNLPTAALGNSDDLDVGQTAIAIGNPLALERTVTRGIVSALHRSPGGVGLDELIQTDAAVNPGNSGGPLLDSRGRVIGINTLVLRGSPDVAAVGLNFAVPINLASDLANQLLTTGRIRRTFLGISYADVEPEMARQFGIPVQRGIILQQVVAGSPAARAGLRRGDIITRLDNTAIEGGGDLRRALRERQPGTDVTLSGVRPDGPFTVRTRLTQVEL
- a CDS encoding DUF4177 domain-containing protein, producing MKTWEYYVLTPDEVERSGFFQTVSPKAVEARLNELGSTGWELVNIDFLDSTADLHFRAVLKRERPA
- a CDS encoding flavin monoamine oxidase family protein, with the translated sequence MDDDQLDVVVIGAGVSGLAAARDLCAAGLTVRVLEARDRVGGRIYTLRDGDHPLPVEMGASFVDIPGQAWDLLRAGGGAAYRSTGGFWRVDHGRAEPSDFDKVGEVLERLDPPPARDESFAQFLDRRCRDIDAGTQDAAERYVEGFHAAPVERVGVQWIAKAEEDEAGGGGDVRHQPLGGFDRVAEALRMDLDARGAIRLNTIVHRIDWKKGEATIHARSAAGTEMPPLRARAVLVTVPLGVLQAAADQPGAIAFHPEPADTLRAARALGIAHVIKITFRFRSFLWHKLTGIDPDEEVKFLQPEGAFQAWWTESPIQVPTIVAWAGATAAERLMAGGADPVQTALDDMARWLGVTREEVDAELESAHVHDWTADPLARGAYSYVPVGALPAQEALGRPVEGTLFFAGEATQTGGLNSTVEGALLSGRRAAAQIADALGGS
- the thiM gene encoding hydroxyethylthiazole kinase gives rise to the protein MQTAFDASRGWDALARLRQQAPLVHCITNYVAMDVAANALLAIGASPAMVHAEEEAADFAAISAALTINIGTLSPPWVRGMELAIGSAAARGTPWVLDPVGAGATPYRTGVAADLARRHPTVIRGNASEILTLAGEVGGTKGVDSTRTPEEAREAASALAASLGCVVSVTGAVDHVTDGTRTLAIHHGDPMMTRVTALGCALTVITGAFLAVEKDPVHAAAYALAFFGLAGEMAASGSIGPGTLRVRLLDALYILDTQTDKQLRIQPVA